The following nucleotide sequence is from Telopea speciosissima isolate NSW1024214 ecotype Mountain lineage unplaced genomic scaffold, Tspe_v1 Tspe_v1.0494, whole genome shotgun sequence.
GCTGACGCCTGCCCAGTGCCGGAAGGTCAAGGAAGTTGGTGACCTGATGACAGGGGAGCCGGCGACCGAAGCCCCGGTGAACGGCGGCCGTAACTATAACGGTCCTAAGGTAGCGAAATTCCTTGTCGGGTAAGTTCCGACCCGCACGAAAGGCGTAACGATCTGGGCACTGTCTCGGAGAGAGGCTCGGTGAAATAGACATGTCTGTGAAGATGCGGACTACCTGCACCTGGACAGAAAGACCCTATGAAGCTTTACTGTTCCCTGGGATTGGCTTTGGGCCTTTCCTGCGCAGCTTAGGTGGAGGGCGAAGAAGGCCTCCTTCCGGGGGGGCCCGAGCCATCAGTGAGATACCACTCTGGAAGAGCTAGAATTCTAACCTTGTGTCAGGACCTACGGGCCAAGGGACAGTCTCAGGTAGACAGTTTCTATGGGGCGTAGGCCTCCCAAAAGGTAACGGAGGCGTGCAAAGGTTTCCTCGGGCCGGACGGAGATTGGCCCTCGAGTGCAAAGGCAGAAGGGAGCTTGACTGCAAGACCCACCCGTCGAGCAGGGACGAAAGTCGGCCTTAGTGATCCGACGGTGCCGAGTGGAAGGGCCGTCGCTCAACGGATAAAAGTTACTCTAGGGATAACAGGCTGATCTTCCCCAAGAGTTCACATCGACGGGAAGGTTTGGCACCTCGATGTCGGCTCTTCGCCACCTGGGGCTGTAGTATgttccaagggttgggctgttcGCCCATTAAAGCGGTACGTGAGCTGGGTTCAGAACGTCGTGAGACAGTTCGGTCCATATCCGGTGTGGGCGTTAGAGCATTGAGAGGACCTTTCCCTAGTACGAGAGGACCGGGAAGGACGCACCTCTGGTGTACCAGTTATCGTGCCCACGGTAAACGCTGGGTAGCCAAGTGCGGAGCGGATAACTGCTGAAAGCATCTAAGTAGTAAGCCCACCCCAAGATGAGTGCTCTCCTATTCCGACTTCCCCAGAGCCTCCGGTAGCACAGCCGAGACAGCGACGGGTTCTCTGCCCCTGCGGGGATGGAGCGACAGAAGTTTTGAGAATCCAAGAAAAGGTCACGGCGAGACGAGCCGTTTATCATTACGATAGGTGTCAAGTGGAAGTGCAGTGATGTATGCAGCTGAGGCATCCTAACAGACCGACTATAGACTTGAACCTTGTTCCTACATGACCCGATCAATTCGATCAGGCACTCGCCATCTATTTTCATTGTTCAACTCTTTGACAACATAACATGAAAAAACCAAAAGCTCTGCCCTCCCTCTCTATCTATCCAAGGGATGGAAGGGCAGAGGCCTTTGGTGTCCCCTCCAGTCAAGAATTGGGGCCTCACAATCACTAGCCAATATGCTTTTCTCTCATGCCTTTCTTCGTTCATGGTTCGATATTCTGGTGTCCTAGGCGTAGAGGAACCACACCAATCCATCCCGAACTTGGTGGTTAAACTCTACTGCGGTGACGATACTGTAGGGGAGGTCCTGCGGAAAAATAGCTCGACGCCAGGATGATAAAAAGCTTAACACCTCTCATTCTTATTACTTATTcaatatgaaaaaaatgaaaaatgaaaaggtCGTCTTATTCAAAACCCCTTGGAGAAATCTGGATCTCTCCCACTTCACACCTCAGAACGCGCCTTTCTCTCTATAAGAACGGCGCGTTCACATCTTCTTAACCCGAAATGGCTGAGGAGAGGAAAGGTTCCTTTTTGAGGGTACTCCCGGGAACAGATCCAGTGGAGACGGGGTGGGGCCTGTAGCTCAGAGGATTAGAGCACGTGGCTACGAACCACGGTGTCGGGGGTTCAAATCCCTCCTCGCCCACAACCGGCCCAAAAGGGAAGGACCTTTCCTTTCCCTCTGGGGGTAGGAAAATCATGATCGGGATAGCGGACCCAAAGCTATGGAACTCGGGTGTGGGTCTTTTGTCGAAATGGAATGGccttattctttttatttattattttaatttttgaatcaTTAAATATAGTATGCCCGGCCCGAATCAGcatatttttgtgttttactCCCCATAACTCTTCCTCAGCCGGGCTGGGGCAGAATAGCAGAGCCAGTACAAGTATTAGTAGCATAGCAAAAATGCGCTCCTCGTCATTAATATGTTTGCTCGCGGTAATTGTGGCCTCTCGGGAGAATCGATGATTGCATCTTTGATGCACTGCTAGTACCAGTACATCGGAGAATTCTTAATTGGCTAGTTGTAAATAGCCCCAGGGCTATGGAACAAAGGATTATCCCGGATCTACACCGAGGTATTGACGGTGATTCTCAAATATCGCAGAACAAAATGTGATACGATAAGATAGAATGCAATAGAAAGAAAGACAGGGAACGGGTTACCTACTCCTAACGGTCAAAGCGAGCCCTTTCATTCTGAATTCATTTAATTCAGAATGAATCAAATCTCCCCAAGTAGGATTCGAACCTACGACCAGTCGGTTAACAGCCGACCGCTCTACCACTGAGCTACTGAGGAACAACGGGAGATTAGATCTCATAGAGTTCAATTCCCGTTCTCAACCCACGACCAATATGAACCCGAAGCTTCCTTCGTAACTCCCGGAACTTCTTCGTAGTCGCTCCGTTCCATGCCTCATTTCATAGGGAACCTCAAAGTGGCTCTATTTCATTATATTCCATCCATATCCCAATTCCATTCATTTAATATCCCTTTGGTGTCATTGACATAAGAGATGTCCTTTCtagtctatctctttctatttatatatatggaaaGTGAATAAATCATCATATAATAATCGAGAAATtgcaatagaaaagaaaaaggggaggtTTGTGATGATTTTGAAATCTTTTCTACTAGGTAATCTATTATCCTTATGCATGAAGATAATCAATTCGGTCGTTGTGGTCGGACTCTATTATGGATTTCTGACCACATTCTCCATAGGGCCCTCTTATCTCTTCCTTCTCCGAGCTCGGGTTATGGaagaaggaaccgagaagaaGGTATCAGCAACAACTGGTTTTATTACGGGACAGCTCATGATGTTCATATCGATCTATTATGCGCCTCTGCATCTAGCATTGGGTAGACCTCATACAATAACTGTCCTAGTTCTACCGtatcttttgtttcatttcttcTGGAACAATCACAAACACTTTTTTGATTATGGATCTACTACCAGAAATTCAATGCGTAATCTCAGCATTCAATGTGTATTCCTGAATAATCTCATTTTTCAATTATTCAACCATTTCATTTTACCAAGTTCAACGTTAGCCAGATTAGTCAACATTTATATGTTTCGATGCAACAACAAGATCTTATTTGTAACAAGTAGTTTTGTTGGTTGGTTAATTGGTCACATTTTATTCATGAAATGGGTTGGATTGGTATTATTCTGGATACGCCAAAATCATTTTATCAGATCTAATGTACTTATTCGATCTAAGAAGGACCTTGTGTCAGAATTGAGAAATTCTATGGCTCGAATCTTTAGTATTCTCTTATTTATCACCTGTGTCTACTATTTAGGCAGAATGCCGTCACCTATTGTCACTAAGAAACTGAAAGAAACCTCAGAAACGGAAGAAAGGGGGCAAAGTGAGGAAGAAACAGATGTAGAAATAGAAAGAACTTCCGAAACGAAGGGGACTAAACAGGAACAAGAGGGATCCACCGAAGAAGACCCTTACCCTTCCCTTTGTTCGGAAGAAAAGGAGGATCCGGACAAAATAGATGAAACGGAAGAGATCCGAGTGAATGGAAACGAAAAAACAAAGGATGAATTCCACTTTCACTTTAAAGAGACATCCTATAAAAATAGCCCAGTTTTCAAAAATTCTTATCTGGATGGAAATCCAGAAAATTCGAAGTTAGAAATActtaaagaagatgaagataaagACAATTTCTGGATTTCCATACTGattttcatttatatatatatttttttttattttcatattaaaaaatgaatatGAATTTAAAGTAGTAAATTAATAAAAAGATTAATACATAAGATAAATAcaagaaaagataagaagaaattCGCCCATTACCTATATATTTAACCCCTTCTCCTACAAAGAAACTTGTAACACCAATACCATTCGTAATTCCATCAATTACTCGTCTatcgaaaaaataaattaattcgGCTAATCCCCTTATACCACTAATGAAAGTTGttagataaaaaaaatctatatacCCGCGATTATATGACCAATTGTATATAATATTTAGAATTTGGTCCCAGAAAATTCTCTTAGGACCCATTTTCACAATTGAATTAATTACTTCGAATTTCTGGAACGATGAATAAACAGGCCCATATAAAAGCGACGCTATAAATATTCCAAAATAAACTATACTAACAGAAAAAATTGCATTTGTCACAAACTCATACCAATTCACAGAATTGCTCGAATTGGAATGTAAAAGATTTATTGACGAAGTTAACCATTTGGATAAtatatccaaatccattcctcCTTGACCGAAAGGAATTCCTAGGAATCCGACGAATAAAGTAAATAGGACCAATATAAGTAGAGGCAGTAACATAGTATTATCCGATTCATGGGGATAGGGAAAAGTCTCTTTACTCCCAAAATGAGTATTCGTGATAAAAGGTCGCGTCATGCTTCTTACATTTCCATCAATCGGATATGTTTTCTTCGAAAAAAAAGAATCCCTTTGATTATTATTTATTGTTGATAAacgaaaattttttttaatcattttcgTTTCTTCTTTGCCCCATATAGATATTGAATAGAACGAGCTATTTTTTTTGCCGCTGTACTTTTGAAAATGGATGTTTAAATGTCCCTCAAAAGTAAGTAAATATATCCGAAACATATAAAATGCAGTGAATCCCGCTGTGGAACAAGCGATTATTGCGAAAATTGGTGAATACAACCAACTATCATTAAGAATTTCGTCTTTGGACCAAAAACAAGCAAGAGGCGGAATACCACAAAGAGAAAGTGTACCTAATAAAAAAGCAGTTTTTGTAATTGGCACATATTTTGTTAAACCGCCCATAAAAACCATGTTCTGACTTTTCTCTGGAGAATATCCAACAACAGTTTCCATTGAATGAATAATGGATCCGGACCCTAAAAACAATAATGCTTTAGAATAGGCATGGGTGATCAAATGAAATAAAGCAGCTCGATAAGACCCCATACCTAAAGCTAACATAGTATAACCCAATTGAGACATTGTAGAATAGGCTAAACTTCTCTTAATGTCTTTTTGAGCAAGAGCCAAAGTAGCTCCTAATAGGACTGTTATTATACCTATCAAAGAAATTAGATACATTATGTAAGGTATGGCtgtaaaaagaggaagaagccGAGCTACAAGAAAAATTCCTGCTGCTACCATAGTAGCAGCGTGTATAAGAGCCGAAATAGGAGTAGGGCCCTCCATGGCATCGGGTAACCATACATGAAGGGGGAATTGTGCAGATTTAGCAACTGCACCGACGAATAATAAGGAGGCAcacaaaataacaaataaagaatTGACTCCATTATTATAAATCAAGTTATTAAATATTTCGAACAAATCCCGAAATTCAAAGCTACCTGTTATCCAATAAAGACCTAAGATTCCTAATAATAAACCAAAATCTCCTACACGATTAGTTACAAATGCTTTTTGACAAGCATTTGCCGCAATGGGTCGTGTGAACCAAAAACCTATTAAAAGATAGGAGCACATTCCAactaattcccaaaaaatataaatttggaTTAAATTGGAACTAGTAACTAATCCCAACATAGAAGCATTGGAAAAACTCATATAAGTAAAAAATCTTAAATATCCTTGATCATGAGACATATAATTGTCACTATAAATAAGAACCATAATTCCAACAGTAGTGATTAAGATTGACATAATAGAAGTAAGTGGATCGATCAAGTGGCCGAACTCTAAGGAAAAATCATTATTGATGGTCCAAGACCATACATATTGATAGATAGAACTGCCATTTATTTGCTGAATAGACAGATCGACCGAAAAAATCATAACTATACTTAACAATAAAACACTAGGAAAGGCCCACATACGACGAATATTTTTTGTTGCCGTCGGAACAAGGAGAAGTCCCACCCCTATTAACATAGGAACTGGAAGTGGAAGGAATGGTATGATCCACGCATATTGATATGTATGTTCCATAAGAAAATCaaacttttttattattattaattatttccGATTCGCCAGCTCTTATCTCTTTTTGAAGGAGTCCAAAAAATCAAGATATgaaaaagtaaattttttttcaatttttaattaTTCTAAAAATTTTCCCAATACTTCCAATATTCAATTCAAATCAAGAGGTTGCAATTGGTCAAATTAGATGACCAAGTCGCTAATGAAAAGTTACTACTTAGTTATTAACCttaaaaactaaaatatttaaaaagatAAAGGATAGGAAAATTTCAGTAATTCCATTAATACTATTGCGATAACTAATTTccaataattaataattaattggTACGTATTTTTATGATTATGATAATTTAGAATTTCTATCCATAGAGCAAGTAAAGAAGTAGACCAAAACAAAATATAGTACTTGATTTGGATATGGATCATAGAATCACCAAAAACTTGATCCAATAAAACAAACTTATGCTTATAGGAAATCCTATGATATCCGCCACGTCACTtcacatagaactagaagacgaAATTACTAAAAAGGTCTTATAATGTATTGTTTAACAGATTAATTACTAGTCTCATtcgaatttcaaaatttgaattagATGTACTCTCTCTTCGAGTTTGATCAATTAATAGAAAAATGTTagaatattattttctttaatattctttaattaagtaacttaagcttttctcttttttttttgttccccaCGATACTCTATCCCAACTATATGTATCTATATTTGTCGATGTTATGAAAGAGATATCATCTATGGAAGAAATAGATAGATAATGAATAGGAATAGAAAGAGCTATCCATTTTAAACAATACATGTCTTTCACATTCAACTATAGCAATCTTCCTTATTTTTCAATGGCAGTTCCAAAGAAACGTAGTTCTATGTCAAAAAAGCGTATTCGtaaaaatatttggaaaaaaaagggaTATTGGGCGGCGGTAAAAGCTTTTTCGTTAGCGAAATCTCTTTCTACCGGAAATTCAAAAAGTTTTTTTGTGCGACAAATAAGTAATCAAGCCTTGGACTAATCTGAATCAACATGACTTGATAAATTGGATAATTTAATTTAACTTTATAAGTTCTAAGATGAATGATTTACATTcactaatattttttatttttaactgaTCAGAAGGTGCGGTATGTAGAATAATTAGTGTCTATCGGATTCTAAAAAAGATcctaattttcttatttaaatttttaataagaaaattagGATAGATAAAGAAGTATAAACACAAGATAGAAACTTTAAGTTTCCCTTTCTGTTTAGTATGTTTTTAAAATATTCGAGATGGGGATTGTTATTTTCCCCATCAATTCAATTAACTTTTCACAACACAAAAATAACACACAATAATAATATGAAAAAatagaatataataaaaaaaaagaataagaaaactttttcttttattttagaaagGTTTTCTTGCCCCAATAGTTATACATCACTAAGATGGGCTACACTATTTAAGTTAAGAGTTTTTTGGAAGATGATCAATAAGTCTAAAGAAggttgaaaacctttttttcttttttttctatagCAAAACAGatatttttaatcaaaataacTGAATCGTTTGAAACTAATTAAGATCTATATTTTAATAGaatatttgtaaaattttctGAATCATTATTCTCTGAATCACTAGACCCCTGTTTTCGACCTAATCCATAAAAGACCTTGAATTTCATTTAGACCGATATTTATGTACGAAGAATCATTTTATGTGATTCAAAATAGATCTGTGATTGGACTGTAGGACCAATCAAAATCTATTtataattctattttatttagagTAAAATAGGTTAGAAAAtcgaataaaaaatagaaaatttctttagaattgagaaaatttagaataaaaatagaatagaatattaatttcttatttatatttattttatatttattaatatatataaataagaaataaaaatagacaaTTTTAAAGGTATGTAGTTCTATGCCTAAATTTAGGACAGAACTAAATAGTTCCAACTCTTCCATTTCGGGGTAACTTAAACTGCGCGAAAGTCCATTGTTAAAACTGACAGCATCCCAAGATACTAGATACTAAGCTAAGATTTATTGAACGTTCAAATAACAATTTAAACGAGTCTTTTTTCATCGATTTTAATCTTTCCTAAAAAATGTCAATTGAATTGACTCCTTAAATCTCGACGATTGAATATGAATGGGCTATTATGATTTCGAACAAGCCGTCATGGTGAAATTGGTAGACACGCTGCTCTTAGGAAGCAGTGCTAGAGCATCTCGGTTCGAGTCCGAGTGACGGCATCTTCTAAAAGATTGGAAAAAATCTTATAATTATAAGAAATTCAATTCCTGATTTCAATTCCGTAATTGAAGGTCCTTTTtagttttaggatttttttatgatattttcgACTTTCGAACATATATTAACTCATATCTCTTTTTCAGTCGTTTCAATTGTAATTACGATTCATTTGATGAGCCTATTAGTCGATGGAATCGTAGAACTATATGATTCGTCAGACAAAGGTATGATAACTACTTTTTTTTGTATAACAGGATTCTTAATTACTCGTTGGATTTCTTCGGGACATTTCCCATTAAGTGATTTATATGAATCATTAATGTTCCTTTCATGGAGTTTCTCCATTATTCATATAGTTCCTAAAATATGGAATCATAAAAATCATTTAAGCGTAATAACCGCGCCAAGTGCTATTTTTACCCAAGGGTTTGCCACTTCGGGTCTTTTAACTGAATTACAGCAATCCGCAATATTGGTACCTGCTCTAAAATCCCAGTGGTTAATGATGCACGTAAGTATGATGGTATTGAGCTATGCAGCTCTTTTATGCGGATCATTATTATCAGTAGCTCTTCTAGTCATTACATTTCGAAAAAACATAGAGATTTTTGGTAAAAACAATCATTTATTAATTGGGTCATTTTCCTTTGGTGAGATTCAATGtatgaatgaaagaaacaatgttttacgaaatactttttttctttcctttagaAATTTTCACAGGTATCAATTGATTCAGCAATTGGATTATTGGAGTTATCGTGTCATTAGTCTAGGGTTTATCTTTTTAACCATAGGTATTCTTTCGGGAGCAGTATGGGCTAATGAGGCATGGGGGGCCTATTGGAATTGGGACCCCAAAGAAACTTGGGCATTTATTACTTGGACTATATTCGCGATTTATTTACATactcgaacaaaaaaaaatttgcaaggTTCAAATTCCGCAATTGTGGCTTCTCTAGGATTTCTTATAATTTGGATATGCTATTTTGGGGTCAATCTATTAGGAATAGGGTTACATAGTTATGGTTCATTCACATTAACAGCTAATTGAAGAAAGGATCTGACGAATCCAATATATAGGAAGAACGTATATGACGAAACTTTGTCTACGTTTTTGAGAACCATTTGAATCAAGTAGCGATTCAAATGGTTCTCAAAAACATTAAAGGTATCCGATTACAATTCCAATTCACTTCGTTTTTTtacttcaaaaaagaaaaacttttctttttttttttttttctacaacGTTTAAAAATGCcagtattttatatttttcttttttgtcttttttatgaAAACTATCTTTAATCTAAAAAACTATAATCTATAAAAGTAATTAGATAAAATAGCCTCGACCTTGTCAACTGATACTGAGAGAACAAAATCTGGATAAATACCAATACCTATTACAGGTAGAAAGATAGAGATCGAAACAAATAGTTCTCGTGGTCCAGtatcaaaaaaataagagtTTGGAGCATTGAATAGCTTGTATCCATAGAACATCTGACGTGACATAGATAATGAATAAATAGGAGTTAATATCATTCCAATTGCCATTACTAAAGTAATTAGTATTTTTGCCATTAAAAGATATTTGGGGCTAGTAAGTATTCCAAAAAACACTATCAATTCCGCAACAAAACCACTCATTCCCGGCAATGCAAGAGAAGCCATCGAGAAGCTACTGAACATCGTAAAAATTTTTGGCATTGGAATAGCTATTCCTCCCATTTCGTCGAGATAAATAAGACGTATTCTATCGTAACTCGTTCCTGCCAAGAAAAAAAGTGCAGCACCAATAAATCCATGAGAGATTATTTGTAAAACAGCTCCGTTGAGTCCTGTATCACTTATGGAAGCAATTCCTATAATTGGGAAACCCATATGAGATACAGAGGAATAGGCTATTCTCTTTTTTAAGTTACGTTGACCGAGAGATGTTGAAGCTGCATAGATTATTTGCACTGTGCCTACTATCATCAACCAGGGAGAAAATATAGAATGAGCATGGGGTAATAATTCCATATTGATCCGAATCAACCCATACGCTCCCATTTTTAATAAGATTCCGGCTAGAAGCATACATGTACTGTAATGTGCTTCTCCGTGGGTATCCGGTAACCATATATGTAGGGGTATAATCGGTGATTTGACAGCATAAGCAataagaaatccaaaatagaataaaatttcCAATGCCACAGGATATGATTGGTTAGCTGATGTTTCAAAATTTAATGTTGGTTCATTGGAACCATATAAACCCATACCCGGAACTCCTATTAACAGAAAAATAGAACCCCCAGCAGTGTATAAAATAAACTTTGTAGCCGAATACAGACG
It contains:
- the LOC122648130 gene encoding putative protein TIC 214 N-terminal part, with protein sequence MILKSFLLGNLLSLCMKIINSVVVVGLYYGFLTTFSIGPSYLFLLRARVMEEGTEKKVSATTGFITGQLMMFISIYYAPLHLALGRPHTITVLVLPYLLFHFFWNNHKHFFDYGSTTRNSMRNLSIQCVFLNNLIFQLFNHFILPSSTLARLVNIYMFRCNNKILFVTSSFVGWLIGHILFMKWVGLVLFWIRQNHFIRSNVLIRSKKDLVSELRNSMARIFSILLFITCVYYLGRMPSPIVTKKLKETSETEERGQSEEETDVEIERTSETKGTKQEQEGSTEEDPYPSLCSEEKEDPDKIDETEEIRVNGNEKTKDEFHFHFKETSYKNSPVFKNSYLDGNPENSKLEILKEDEDKDNFWI